In Natronomonas halophila, one DNA window encodes the following:
- a CDS encoding MFS transporter, which produces MLGTDRRVIVLALARMADAVANSFLIIVLPLYIASGELALPGLEGLVIFGYQITLELLIGFALSLFGFLNSFAQPFTGRLSDRTGRRKIYILFGLSVLAVTAVAYAFVDTYEALLVVRALQGLGGAFVIPTTIALVNDLARSDAERGGNFGVFNTFRLIGFGFGPIVAGLVVQAGPYTLVNGVVLSGFNAAFGVAVMGALVSFTLVTILVEEPEIAKADATDDISISVTGEPADQLLDPIFVLGIGTLFMAISIALFATLQEAVNTRLDQGPMWFGIQFSAVVIANVVLQMPIGRASDRIGRRPFLVGGLVILAPAVLAQGLVTSPWTMLVARLFHGVSVAMVFAPALAVAGDLAEEGQSGTTLSVLTMAFGFGTAIGPLASGLLFGYGFVVPFAFGAVLAVAALVLVATQVEETLEGAVVPQLIPRRGE; this is translated from the coding sequence ATGCTGGGGACGGACCGACGAGTTATCGTGCTGGCGTTGGCGCGGATGGCCGACGCCGTCGCGAACTCCTTTCTGATTATCGTCCTGCCGCTGTACATCGCTAGCGGCGAGTTGGCGCTGCCGGGGCTCGAAGGGCTAGTGATATTCGGCTATCAGATTACGCTGGAGTTGCTCATCGGCTTTGCGCTGTCGCTTTTCGGCTTTCTGAACAGTTTTGCCCAGCCGTTTACGGGCCGGCTCTCGGACCGAACCGGCCGACGGAAAATCTACATCCTCTTCGGGTTGTCCGTGCTGGCGGTGACGGCGGTGGCGTACGCCTTCGTCGACACCTACGAGGCGCTGTTGGTCGTGCGGGCGCTGCAGGGCCTCGGCGGTGCCTTCGTCATCCCGACGACCATCGCGCTGGTGAACGACCTCGCCCGGAGCGACGCCGAGCGGGGCGGCAACTTCGGGGTGTTCAACACCTTCCGACTCATCGGGTTCGGCTTCGGGCCCATCGTCGCCGGCCTCGTGGTACAGGCCGGTCCCTATACGCTCGTGAACGGCGTCGTCCTTTCGGGGTTCAACGCCGCCTTCGGGGTGGCCGTCATGGGCGCGCTGGTCAGTTTCACGCTGGTCACGATTCTCGTCGAGGAGCCGGAGATCGCCAAGGCCGACGCCACCGACGACATCTCGATTTCGGTCACGGGCGAGCCCGCCGACCAGTTGCTCGACCCGATCTTCGTTCTCGGAATCGGCACCCTGTTCATGGCCATCAGTATCGCGCTGTTCGCGACGCTGCAGGAGGCGGTCAACACGCGACTGGACCAAGGGCCGATGTGGTTCGGCATCCAGTTTTCGGCGGTCGTCATCGCCAACGTCGTCCTCCAGATGCCAATCGGTCGGGCATCGGACCGTATCGGCCGGCGGCCATTCCTCGTCGGCGGACTGGTCATCCTCGCGCCGGCCGTCCTCGCACAGGGACTGGTTACCTCCCCGTGGACGATGCTCGTCGCGCGCCTCTTCCACGGGGTCTCGGTAGCGATGGTGTTCGCACCGGCGCTGGCCGTCGCGGGCGACCTCGCCGAGGAGGGCCAATCCGGAACCACGCTGTCGGTACTGACGATGGCGTTCGGCTTCGGCACCGCCATCGGGCCGCTCGCGTCGGGGCTGCTGTTCGGGTACGGCTTCGTCGTTCCCTTCGCCTTCGGCGCCGTGCTGGCGGTCGCGGCGCTCGTACTCGTCGCGACGCAGGTCGAAGAAACGCTGGAGGGGGCCGTCGTCCCGCAACTCATCCCGCGGCGGGGCGAGTGA
- a CDS encoding hydroxymethylglutaryl-CoA reductase: MVIPTPDSGILKRLYANLIGAGRFVSLDIPDKILKRLYTYGSLKDTDDGIEFEVKNRLQDAKFAGVSRLVVNGEEIDPESVRLETADGKTFTLDEISENDPIPFPVGRTVTVIVEGFNLPSGDHDIDIDFLAEPFGELSLEISDTIRDEGQLPSVPRSEEDNYSEEAIAERHEWLEEETGVDLEHVPQYSFDSSMGQGNIENFVGVAQMPLGIAGPVKVNGEHAEGYYPIPLATTEGTLVASYSRGMKAINMNGGAKTTVADDRMNRAPVFVFEDARNARDFRDWVADHFDTIKEKAEETSSVAELIEVEDYLTNNFAHLRFSFKTGDAAGQNMVGKATFAACNWILQEYPGYVENFYLEGNFGTDKKASKVNDLMTRGKRVTAEVTLDRETCIHHLGAEPESLAHHGKIATIGSFFSGANTNGAHPANGLASLFIATGQDEANVAESSAAILNTTLLDDDSLHISVTIPSLIVATYGGGTGMATQQECLEMIDCKGPGNVNKLAEIAAATVLAGEISLGAAISASDWVTSHESLGRNR, from the coding sequence ATGGTCATTCCAACCCCAGATAGCGGGATTCTGAAGCGTCTCTACGCGAACCTCATCGGGGCGGGGCGGTTCGTCTCCCTCGACATCCCGGATAAGATTCTGAAACGGCTCTACACCTACGGGAGCCTGAAGGACACCGACGACGGCATCGAGTTCGAAGTGAAAAACCGGCTGCAGGACGCCAAGTTCGCGGGAGTGTCGCGGCTGGTCGTCAACGGCGAGGAAATCGACCCCGAATCGGTTCGGCTGGAGACTGCGGACGGCAAGACGTTCACGCTCGACGAAATCTCCGAGAACGACCCGATTCCGTTCCCGGTCGGCCGTACCGTCACGGTCATCGTCGAGGGGTTCAACCTCCCCTCGGGCGACCACGACATCGATATCGACTTCCTCGCCGAACCGTTCGGCGAACTCTCCCTGGAGATTAGCGATACCATCCGCGATGAGGGCCAACTGCCGAGCGTTCCTCGGTCCGAAGAGGACAACTACAGCGAGGAGGCCATCGCCGAGCGCCACGAGTGGCTCGAGGAGGAGACCGGGGTCGACCTCGAACACGTCCCGCAGTACTCATTCGATTCCTCGATGGGGCAGGGCAACATCGAGAACTTCGTCGGCGTCGCCCAGATGCCGCTGGGCATCGCCGGTCCCGTGAAGGTCAACGGCGAACACGCCGAGGGCTACTATCCGATTCCGCTGGCGACGACCGAGGGGACGCTCGTGGCCTCTTACAGCCGCGGGATGAAGGCCATCAACATGAACGGCGGCGCGAAAACGACCGTCGCCGACGACCGGATGAACCGCGCGCCCGTCTTCGTCTTCGAGGACGCCCGCAACGCCCGGGACTTCCGTGACTGGGTCGCCGACCACTTTGACACCATCAAGGAGAAGGCCGAAGAGACCTCCAGCGTCGCCGAACTCATCGAGGTCGAGGACTACCTCACCAACAACTTCGCCCACCTGCGGTTCAGTTTCAAAACGGGCGACGCCGCCGGCCAGAACATGGTCGGGAAGGCTACCTTCGCGGCCTGCAACTGGATTCTACAGGAGTATCCCGGCTACGTCGAGAACTTCTATCTGGAGGGCAACTTCGGGACGGACAAGAAGGCCTCCAAGGTCAACGACCTGATGACTCGCGGCAAGCGCGTCACCGCCGAGGTGACGCTGGACCGTGAGACGTGCATCCACCACCTCGGTGCCGAACCCGAAAGCCTCGCCCACCACGGCAAAATCGCGACCATCGGCTCCTTCTTCTCGGGCGCGAACACCAACGGCGCCCACCCCGCAAATGGGCTGGCGTCGCTGTTTATCGCGACCGGACAGGACGAGGCCAACGTCGCCGAATCCTCGGCGGCCATCCTCAACACGACGCTACTGGACGACGACTCGCTGCACATCTCGGTGACCATTCCCTCGCTTATCGTCGCCACCTACGGCGGCGGGACGGGGATGGCGACTCAACAGGAGTGTCTGGAGATGATCGACTGCAAGGGCCCCGGTAACGTCAACAAACTCGCCGAAATCGCTGCCGCGACCGTTCTCGCCGGTGAAATCTCGCTGGGTGCCGCCATCTCCGCCTCCGACTGGGTGACCAGCCACGAATCGCTCGGTCGTAACCGGTAA
- a CDS encoding enoyl-CoA hydratase/isomerase family protein, translated as MTTVRLDTDGGVGTLTIDRPERYNALDSATLEALEGALADARDSDIDALVLTGGGEEAFSVGADVRELVDATVAEADAYIETAQRVTRDIARFPVPTIAAINGYCLGGGWEFALNCDIRVASERAVLGHTELDLAVVPVWGGVRKLVRLVDDETARRLVFFAERIDAQDAYELGLVGDVMAHDNVTDYAEGLAEDLASQPSFAMRAAKEAFEYAWREPDAERGYQRRLWGELFGTDTQREAMREFLDR; from the coding sequence ATGACCACGGTCCGGCTCGACACCGACGGCGGCGTGGGGACGCTCACTATCGACCGCCCGGAGCGGTACAACGCCTTGGATTCGGCGACGCTGGAGGCCTTGGAAGGCGCCCTCGCCGACGCCCGCGATTCCGATATCGACGCTCTGGTGCTGACCGGCGGGGGCGAGGAGGCCTTCTCGGTCGGCGCGGACGTTCGGGAACTCGTCGATGCGACGGTTGCCGAAGCCGACGCCTACATCGAAACCGCCCAGCGCGTCACACGAGATATCGCCCGCTTTCCGGTACCGACAATCGCCGCCATCAACGGCTACTGTCTCGGCGGCGGCTGGGAGTTCGCGCTGAACTGCGATATTCGCGTCGCCAGCGAACGTGCAGTCCTCGGCCACACCGAACTCGACCTCGCGGTCGTGCCCGTCTGGGGCGGCGTCCGGAAACTGGTCCGACTGGTCGACGACGAGACGGCCCGGCGACTGGTATTCTTCGCCGAACGTATCGACGCACAGGACGCCTACGAACTCGGTCTGGTGGGCGACGTGATGGCCCACGACAACGTCACCGACTACGCCGAGGGGCTGGCGGAGGACCTCGCCTCTCAGCCGTCCTTCGCGATGCGGGCCGCAAAGGAAGCGTTCGAGTACGCCTGGCGGGAACCGGACGCCGAGCGAGGCTACCAGCGCCGCCTCTGGGGGGAACTGTTCGGCACCGACACCCAGCGGGAAGCGATGCGGGAATTCCTCGACCGCTAA
- a CDS encoding helix-turn-helix domain-containing protein: MRSVDIHLTTARGWFGPFHRGVVESAAVRLRAVHEIRLLNDGTTVMLYEYAGDEAAARRLAAEYFDSEQANWQTATIDGTQLMYANARPSTLVAGILSVLDEWRIAVDWPITFSTDERLKATLVGDHEAIREALRSVPDDVNVQVNRTGEYRSERDAILTDLTPREREILETAVALGYYRNPRGANYTDLAAALDCSTGTVGEHLRNAETKVMAALFDSHDTDRSRLAEAD; the protein is encoded by the coding sequence ATGCGGTCTGTTGACATACACTTAACTACGGCCCGTGGGTGGTTCGGGCCGTTTCACAGGGGTGTCGTCGAATCGGCGGCGGTTCGGCTACGGGCAGTCCACGAGATACGACTGCTGAACGACGGAACGACGGTCATGCTCTACGAGTATGCTGGCGACGAGGCCGCGGCCCGACGACTCGCAGCCGAATATTTCGACTCCGAGCAGGCGAACTGGCAAACCGCGACCATCGACGGCACGCAGTTGATGTACGCGAACGCGAGACCGAGCACCCTCGTCGCCGGCATACTGTCCGTGCTCGATGAGTGGCGCATCGCCGTCGACTGGCCGATTACGTTCTCAACCGACGAACGACTCAAGGCGACGCTCGTCGGCGACCACGAAGCGATTCGCGAGGCGCTTCGGTCGGTGCCCGACGACGTCAACGTACAGGTCAACCGCACCGGCGAGTACCGCTCCGAGCGGGACGCCATTCTGACGGACTTGACTCCCCGAGAGCGCGAAATCCTGGAAACTGCCGTCGCCCTCGGCTACTACCGTAACCCTCGGGGGGCCAACTACACCGACCTTGCGGCGGCGCTGGACTGCTCGACGGGGACTGTCGGCGAGCACCTCCGCAACGCCGAAACGAAGGTGATGGCCGCGCTGTTCGACAGCCACGACACCGACCGAAGCCGTCTCGCCGAGGCTGACTGA
- a CDS encoding DUF5797 family protein, with amino-acid sequence MTLSEEAESRLEDLVALQPTKNSELQDRWSMDSGSDVHQYLESELKEYYYRDEDSLIRATPEAADLVGMDVGEDIVRVPELQARILDVIAGPDEDPQSVVSVLHALREETDLDPDTDSVRSGLRSLEDKGVVEVISKTVPTFRLAVERADLQVEVLDDPVEA; translated from the coding sequence ATGACGCTCTCGGAGGAGGCCGAATCCCGTCTGGAGGACCTCGTGGCCCTGCAACCGACGAAGAACAGCGAACTGCAGGACCGCTGGAGCATGGACAGCGGCAGCGACGTCCACCAGTACCTCGAATCGGAACTGAAGGAGTACTACTACCGCGACGAGGACAGCCTCATCCGCGCGACGCCGGAAGCCGCCGACCTCGTCGGAATGGACGTCGGTGAGGACATCGTCCGCGTTCCCGAACTGCAGGCCCGGATTCTGGACGTCATCGCCGGCCCCGACGAGGACCCCCAGAGTGTCGTCTCCGTCCTCCATGCCCTCCGTGAGGAGACCGACCTCGACCCCGATACCGATTCCGTCCGTTCGGGCCTCCGGAGCCTCGAAGACAAGGGCGTCGTCGAAGTCATCTCGAAGACCGTTCCCACCTTCCGGCTGGCCGTCGAACGTGCGGACCTACAGGTCGAGGTGCTGGACGACCCCGTCGAAGCCTGA